The genomic interval GTCGGCCACACGCACGGCGATCACCTGGCGCGCGGTGCGGGCGGCGACCGCCTGCTTTTTCCACCTTGACGGCATGCGCGATCGGCGCCGCGATGGCTTCCTCATGCGCCTTTTCTTCCGCCTCGAGCTGGGCTTCCAGTTCGGCCACGGCCTCCGCGAAAACGGCGGGCTGGCCCTCCTGGTCGCGGCCGATGCGGTCGACCCCGCGGCGCATGGCCTGCATCACCGGATCGTCGGCGCCCTTGCGCCCTTCCCAGCCCATGCGCGAGAACAGGTCGATCATGCGCCGCGCAGGGTGGGCTTCCTCGAAGAAGAAGCCCTGGTCGACCAGCGCCGCGCGCAGCACCGGCACCTGCAGGAAGCGGATGAGTTCGCGCGTCTCGGACGGGATGGTGTCGTCGAGCAGCACGGTCTCGAAAATGCGCGACAGCAGGTCCAGCGTGTTTTCTTCGCCGCGCGACAGGAGGCCCGGCGGCAGGCTCTGCTTCAGGCGCGGCAGGTAGAACACGTTATGGGGGATGGCCATGGCGGAGGCGTCGGCAAATGCCTGTGTCTCATCGGATCCCTGCGCCGATCCCTGCGCCGATCCTTGCCCCAGTCCCGGCATCTGGCCGATGCCTGCGCCATGTGCCGGCGCTCCCTCGTGTCCGAAAGCGGCACCGGGCGTCCCTGCCTGCCCTTGTACCTGAGCCAGGCTCAGGCTCGAGAGCAGGTTCAGCAGGGAACCGGCCGCGGCGGCGCTGGCGGCGTCCAGGCCCGGGATGCCGGCGAAGGCCGCGCCGCCCTGTGCAGGGTGCGATGGCGCCGGGGCGAAACCGCCAGCGGGCGTGGCGGCGGCGCCGATGCCGGCAGTGCCGGCCTGGGCTGGCGCAGCATGGGGCGCAGCACCCGCGGCCGCCGGGGCCGTCGGAGCGAAACCGGGCGCGGCGGGGGCGGTGGCGGTGCCGCCGGCGACCGTGAAGCCGGTCGCGGCGCTCGGCCGCCAGCCATTGCCTTGCGGCATGTCGGGCAGATCCGGCACGAGTGCGGCGCCGGCCGCCAGCTGCGCGCCCGGGACGGCGTTGCCGCTGCCCGGGGAGCGCGCGCAACTGCTGGGCCAGCTCCGCATCCATGGGGGAGCGGCGCCGGTCGCGCCTGGCGGACGCTTCGCTCGACTTATGGATATGGAAGCGTTCGCGCCCCGCCTTGCTGCGCGCGCGCAGGGCGGCGTCGATGGCGTCGAACATCTGCCCGAGGTCGAGGAAGAGCTCCGGGCGCAGCATCGGCAGGATCAGTGAATGCGAACCTTCGTCCGGCTCGAACTCGCGCCAGGCGCTGTGGACGGCTTGCAGGAACACTTCGGGACGGAAGGGATTCTGGCCGGGACGCAGCACATCGCGCCCGAGCAGCAGCCCAAGGCGTACGCACAGGCTGGCCAGCACTTCCGAATGGGCGATGTCGAAAGGACGCGACAGGGTGCCGAAGGCCACCTTGCTGTCCATCTCCTCCATTGGCACCAGGCTCAGCAGTGCGAGGTCGGCACTGCCGCTGGTGCGCGGGGACAGGCCGTCGACTTCGGCGCGCAGGGCGCGTTCGATCGCTTCGCCGGCCAGGTGCACGAAGGCGTAGGCATTGCTCTTGAGCAGGTGACCGGCGCGCGTGCGCCGATACGCCACCTGGGCGTCGTTGCCGGCCGTCGTCATGTCGGCCATCGCATCGGCGAGCCGTGTGGCGAGCGAGGTCAATTGTTCGTTCGCCATCGCGATCGCGGTCCGGACGAGCTCCGCCAGCACCTCGCGCTGCGGCGCCTGGGTCTTGCCGGGGCTAGGATTCTCGTTGGGAGCGTGAGCCATGATCGATATCGATTCGTCCTGGTAGCGGAAACGCCATACCTTTATTGTGACACATTATTTCCGTAAGGCAATGGCGAACACAAATAAATGTTCGTATTTACCCAAACTGGGTAGAAACATGTCCTGCATGAAACTCATGTTATCTACCTGCTATCCGCTGTTATATGCGTGTCATCGAAGACGCAAGCGTCGTTTCGTGTCCAGGCAGCATCTTCAGCTTGCGCTACCGCAAATGTCAAGCTAGCTGTTTCCCTACCATAAGATTTTGCCCCGTCCAACCGGAGGATTTTCCATGAATGCGGTACGCCAACTCGACATCCGGCCCAAGATCGCTGCGGCGCTGGGCCTGCCTTTCGTCCTGAATGCCACGCTGGTGCTGTGGCTGCTCTCGCGTTCGGAGTCGGGCACCCTTCCCGGCCCCGCCAGCGTGCTGTTCAGCCTTGCCGCCTGCCTTGCGCTGGCCGCGGCGCTGGGCGCCTGGCTGGCGCGCGAGGCGACGCGTCCCCTGCACGAAGCCCTGCAGCTGGCGCGGCGCGTGGCCGATGGCGATCTGCGCGTGCGCACCATCAGCGCCGGGCGCGGCGACGGCACCCTGATGCTCTCGGCCCTGGCCGCCCTTGCCGCAAAGCTCGCCGGCGTGATCGAACAGGTGCGCCAGGGCGCGGCCCGGGTGACCGCCGGCAGCAGCGACATTGCGGCCGGCAACATGGACCTGTCGACCCGCACCGAGCAGCAGGCCGCTTCACTGGAAGAAACGGCCGCGTCCATGGAAGAGCTGACGGCGACGGTGCGCCAGAACGCCGAGCATGCCCACCAGGCGCGCACGCTGGCCCTGTCGGCGTCCAGCGTGGCCATCAAGGGTGGCGAAGTGGTCGGCGACGTCGTCGGCACCATGGCTTCGATCAACGATTCCTCGAAACGGATCGCGGAGATCATCGGCGTCATCGACGGCATTGCCTTCCAGACGAATATCCTTGCCCTGAACGCGGCGGTCGAGGCGGCGCGCGCCGGCGAACAGGGGCGCGGTTTCGCTGTCGTCGCTTCCGAAGTGCGCAGCCTGGCCCAGCGCTCGGCGGCAGCGGCCGTGGAAATCAAGGAGCTGATCGACGATTCGGTTGGCAAGGTCGAGGCCGGCACCAGCCTGGTCGACAAGGCGGGCCGCACGATGGCGGAAGTGGTTGCCAGCGTCAAGCGCGTGACCGACATCATCGGGGAAATTGCCGAGGCCAGTGCGGAGCAGACGGCTGGCATCGAGCAGGTCAATGGTGCGATCGCGGCGATGGACGGCGCAACCCGGCAGAACGCGGCCCTCGTCGAGGCGTCCGCCGCCGCCTGCGCCGCCCTGCGCGAACAGGCGGCGACGCTGGCGGACGCCACTGGCGGCTTCGTGCTGGCCGACAAGCCCGTTGCGCCTGGCGCGGCCCCGGCCGCCGCTGCACCGAAGCGCAGCGCCACGCGCGCCCCGCCAGGCCGAAGCTGGCCGCGGCAAGGAAGGCAGCGCGGCCGGCCAGCCCGGCCCCTGCCGCCGCACGCGCGCAACCCGCAGCCCGCTCGTACGACAAGCGGCAGCGCGGCCAGGCACGACCCTGATTGGGAAGAATTTTAAATGCGCATTTGAAATGCGTTTCGAAGTCGAGCTATCGAAATGCGCGCACGAATCAAGAATGACGATTATCCTTTATGTGTAGGCGAGTATCCTACACGGGCTCAGGCGGTTATCCGATACCGATAAAACTGCTCGGCTCGCATGATTGCAAAACCGAAACCTGCTGATACAAGATCCAGTAATTCGGCGAGTGACTGTTATCCAACATCGAAAGGAATAATCATGGCCTCGAATCAA from Massilia sp. Se16.2.3 carries:
- a CDS encoding DUF1631 family protein, giving the protein MAHAPNENPSPGKTQAPQREVLAELVRTAIAMANEQLTSLATRLADAMADMTTAGNDAQVAYRRTRAGHLLKSNAYAFVHLAGEAIERALRAEVDGLSPRTSGSADLALLSLVPMEEMDSKVAFGTLSRPFDIAHSEVLASLCVRLGLLLGRDVLRPGQNPFRPEVFLQAVHSAWREFEPDEGSHSLILPMLRPELFLDLGQMFDAIDAALRARSKAGRERFHIHKSSEASARRDRRRSPMDAELAQQLRALPGQRQRRPGRAAGGRRRTRAGSARHAARQWLAAERRDRLHGRRRHRHRPRRARFRSDGPGGRGCCAPCCASPGRHCRHRRRRHARWRFRPGAIAPCTGRRGLRRHPGPGRRQRRRGRFPAEPALEPEPGSGTRAGRDARCRFRTRGSAGTWRRHRPDAGTGARIGAGIGAGIR
- a CDS encoding methyl-accepting chemotaxis protein gives rise to the protein MNAVRQLDIRPKIAAALGLPFVLNATLVLWLLSRSESGTLPGPASVLFSLAACLALAAALGAWLAREATRPLHEALQLARRVADGDLRVRTISAGRGDGTLMLSALAALAAKLAGVIEQVRQGAARVTAGSSDIAAGNMDLSTRTEQQAASLEETAASMEELTATVRQNAEHAHQARTLALSASSVAIKGGEVVGDVVGTMASINDSSKRIAEIIGVIDGIAFQTNILALNAAVEAARAGEQGRGFAVVASEVRSLAQRSAAAAVEIKELIDDSVGKVEAGTSLVDKAGRTMAEVVASVKRVTDIIGEIAEASAEQTAGIEQVNGAIAAMDGATRQNAALVEASAAACAALREQAATLADATGGFVLADKPVAPGAAPAAAAPKRSATRAPPGRSWPRQGRQRGRPARPLPPHARNPQPARTTSGSAARHDPDWEEF